The Sporichthya brevicatena sequence CTGGAACCTGATCACCTGGTACTTCGGGCTGCCGAGCTCGTCGTCCCACGCCCTGTTCGGCGGCCTGATCGGCGCGGCCCTCGCCGGCGGGATCGACGTCAAATGGGGCGGGATCCGGGACAAGATCCTCATCCCGATGGTCGTCTCGCCGGTGTTCGGCTTCTTCGCGGCCTTCGCGCTGATGACCGCGATCCTCTGGATCTTCCGCAAGGGGAAGCCGAACCCGCTCAACCGCGGCTTCCGGGTCGCCCAGACGGTGTCGGCCACCGCGATGGCGCTCGGGCACGGTATCCAGGACGTCCAGAAGACGATGGGCGTCATCTTCCTGGCCCTGCTGACGACGAATCACGTCGACGCCGACGGCGGGATCCCGATCTGGGTGACCGTGTCCTCGGCCGCCGCGATCTCGCTCGGCACCTACGCCGGCGGCTGGCGCATCATGCGGACGCTTGGCCGCCGGATCATCGACCTCGACCCGCCCCGTGGCTTCGCCTCCGAGACCGTCGCCGCCGGCGTGCTCTACACGACCGCGTACGTCTACGCGGCGCCGATCTCGACGACGCACACCATCACCTCGGCGGTCATGGGCGCCGGCGCGACCAAGCGGGTCTCCGCGGTCCGCTGGGGCGTCGCCGGGAACATCGTGCTGGCGTGGGTCTTCACGATCCCCGCCGCCGGCGTCGTCGCGGCCTGCTCGTACTACCTGCTCAACCCCGTCCTGGGTTAGCCAAAGCGTCCCGAGATGTAGTCCTCGGTGGCCTGCTGGCTCGGGGTGGAGAAGACCTTCGTGGTCGGGCCGACCTCGATCAGCTTGCCGGGCTTGCCGGTGCCGGCGATGTTGAAGAACGCGCAGCTGTCGCTGACCCGGGCGGCCTGCTGCATGTTGTGCGTGACGATGACGATCGTGTAGTTCGCCTTGAGCTCGGAGATGAGCTCCTCGATCGCGAGGGTGGAGATCGGGTCGAGGGCGGAGCACGGCTCGTCCATGAGCAGCACCTCGGGCTGCACGGCGATGGCGCGGGCGATGCACAGCCGCTGCTGCTGCCCGCCGGAGAGCCCGGCGCCTGGCTTGTCCAGACGGTCCTTGACCTCGTTCCAGAGGTTCGCCCCGCGCAACGACCGCTCGACGACGTCGTCGACGGTGGCCTTATTCATCCGCTTGCCGTTGAGCTTCAGACCCGCGGCGACGTTCTCCCGGATCGACATCGTGGGGAACGGGTTCGGCTTCTGGAACACCATGCCGACCGACGCGCGGACGCGGACGGGGTCCACCTCGGGGGCGTAGAGGTCCTGGCCGTCGATGACGACCCGGCCCTGCACCCGGGCGCCGGGAATGACCTCGTGCATGCGGTTCAGCGACCGCAGGAACGTGGACTTGCCGCACCCGGACGGGCCGATGAAGGCGGTGACCGAGCGCGCCTCGATGGACATCGAGACGTCCTCCACGGCGAGGAAGTCCCGGTAGTAGATGTTCAGCCGTTCCACGTCGATCTGCTTGGCCACGGGGAGTCCTCTCAGGGGGTCTTCGGCGCGAACACGCGGGCGATCAGCCGGCCCAGCAGGTTCAGCGTCAGCACGATCAGGATCAGGATCAGCGCGGCGGTCCACGCGCGGTCGAGGTAAGCCTCGCGGTTGACGCCCGGGTTGGCGTACTGCGTGTAGGCGAACACCGGCAAGGTGGCCATGCGCTCGTCGAACGGGTTGAGGTTCACACCGGTCGTGATGCCGACGGTGATGAGGAGCGGCGCCGTCTCCCCGACGATGCGGGCGATCGCGAGCGTGACGCCGGCTGCGATGCCACCGAGGGCCGTGGGGAGGACGACCTTGAGGATCGTCCGCCACGGCGGCACGCCCAACGCCAGGGACGCCTCGCGCAGTTCGTTGGGGACGATCTTGAGCATCTCCTCGGTCGTGCGCACCACGACCGGGATCATCAGCACCGACAGGGCCACGGCGCCCACGATGCCCATGCGTACGCCGGGGCCGACGATCATCGCGAACAGCGAGTAGGCGAACAGACCGGCGACGATCGACGGGATCCCGGTCATGACATCGACGAAGAACGTCAGGGCCTTCGAGAGCCGGTCGCCCCGGCCGTACTCGACGAGGTAGACGGCGGCCAGCAGCCCGATCGGGATGGAGATCAGGCACGCGAGCGCAGTGATGATCAGCGTGCCCTGGACGGCGTGCGCGGCCCCGCCCCCGGCGCCCACGACGCCGCGCATCGAGTCGGTGAAGAACGCGCCGTCGAACCGGTCGGAGCCGTTCTTGGCGACGGTCCAGCCCACCGAGGCGAGGGGGATCAGCGCGAGACCGAACGCGGAGGTGACGACGGCGGTGACGAGGCGGTCGAGCGCGTACCGCGGACCCTCGACCGACCGTGACCAGGCGTAGAGGAAGGCCGCCGAGGACACCAGCACCGCGAGGACGACGAGCCCGGGGGAGACCCCCGACGGCAGCGCGGCCGCCCCGCCGGCGGCGAACCCGGCCGGCACCGCCCAGCCCGCGGCCCGGGGCAGTCGTTGCCCGGTGATGCTCCGGCCGGGCCCTGCCGGAGGCGTCGGCGTCGTCGGTTCCGTCGGTTCCGTCGGCGCCGTCGCGACGGGGATCGGGACCGGAGGCAGCAGGGTCGTCGTCATCAGTCGGCTCCCGAGAACTCGCGCCGCCGGTTGACGATCGCCCGCGCGACGACGTTGACGGCCAGGGTGATCGCGAACAGCACGAGACCGCTCGCGATGAGGGCGTGAACCTTGACGCCGCTGGACTCGGGGAAGTCGAGCGCGATGTTCGCGGCGATCGTCCCGGAGTTCTCCCGGCTGATCAGGTCGAACGTGACCGCGCCGGAGGCCGACAGGATGATGGCGACCGCCATCGTCTCCCCGAGCGCGCGGCCGAGGCCGAGCATCGCGCCGCTGACGATGCCGGAGCGGCCGAACGGCAGCACCGTCATGCGGATTATCTCCCAGCGCGTGGCGCCGAGCGCCAGCGCGGCCTCCTGGTGCAGCGCCGGGGTCTGCTTGAAGACCTCGCGGGCGACGGCGGTGACGACCGGCAGGATCATCACGCCGAGCACGATCCCGACGACGAGCATCGTGCGCCCGGTCGAGGTCGCAGGTCCGTCGAAGAACGGGAGGAATCCGAGGTTGTTCTCCAGCCACCGCGACAGGCCCACCGACGTCGGCGCCAGGACGGCAATGCCCCAGAGGCCGTAGATGATGCTCGGCACCGCGGCGAGCAGGTCGATCGTCAGGCCCAGCGGTCCGGCGAGCCGCCGCGGCGCGTAGTGCGTGATGTAGAGCGCGATCGCGACGGCCATCGGCGCGGCGAGGAGCACCGCGATCGTCGCGCCGAGGACCGTGCCGAAGGCGAGCGGTGCGATCCACGCGAGCAGGTTCTTCCGGTCCGGCAGATCGGCCCGGTCGGCGGTGAACGCCGGCCACGCCTCCAGGATCAGGAAGAGCGCGACGCCGGCGAGGACGACGAGGATCGTCACTCCGGCCGCGGTCGCGGCGCCCCGGAACGCGCGGTCGCCGAGGCGAACCGGGGGCCGGCTCACCTGAAGGGTGCTCACTTCAGGCGGATCGCGTCGACGGCGGCCGAGAACTCGGTGCGCTGCGCCGCTGACAGCGGCGCCGAGCCGGCGGCCTCCTGGGCGGTCCGCTGACCCTCCTCGCTGAGGATCCAGCCGAGGAACGCCCTCACCAGATCGACGTCGCTCTGGGCGCCGTACCGGGTGCACGCGAGCGCGTACGAGACGAGGACGACCGGGTAGGTCCCGGCGGCGTCGGTGGCGCGGTCGAGCTCGTAGACGAAGCCGAACTCGCCCTGATCGGCGATGCGCTCGGAGGCACCGAGGATCGAGGCGGCGGCCTCGGGGGACGGACCGACGAAGCTCTCGCCGACGGCGACCTTGACCGTCCCGAGGTTGCCGGCCTGGCTGGCGTCGGCGTAGCCGATGGTCCCGTCGCCGGCCTGAATCGCGCCGACGACGCCGGACGTGCCCTGGGCGGCCTCGCCGCCGGGGACGGGCCAGTCGCCGCTCGGTTCGTGCGGCCAGGCGTCGGGCGCGGCGGCCTTGAGGTACTCGGTGAAGTTCTCGGTCGTGCCCGACTCGTCCGAGCGGTTGACCGGGGTGATCTCCAGGTCGGGCAGGTTCACGCCGGGGTTGTCGGCGGTGATCGCCGCGTCGTTCCACCGGGTGATCTTCTGGTCGAAGATCTTCGCGACCGTGTCCGGCCGAAGGTTCAGTTCCGTGACGCCGTCGAGGTTGAACGCGATGGCGATCGGCGAGACGTAGACGGGGATCTGGATCACGTCGACGCACACGCTCTTCGCCTTGGCGAGTTCGTCGGCCTTGAGCGGGGCGTCGCTGCCGGCGAAGCGGATCGCGCCGGCGGAGAACTGCTCGCGACCGGCGCCGGAGCCGGTCGGCTCGTAGTTGACCGTGACGCCGGAGTGCTGGGCGGTGAAGGCGGCGATCCAGGCCTCCATGGCGGCGGCCTGCGAGCTCGCGCCCGCGCCGGAGACGGTGCCGGACAGGCCGGTGTTGCCCGTCGGGGTCAGGGTGTTCTCGTCGTCGCCGCAGGCGGCGAGGCCGGCGCACAGGGCGGTGGCGACGACGGCCGCGGCCAGCCGGCGCGGCGTGCGAAGGATCATCGAAGTCCTCTGGTTCTCCTCGTGTCCGCGCGCGGGCGGACGGGCGGCGTGGTGCGGGCCGGCAGGCCCGCGCCGCTCCCCAGAGAACGTGGACGGGGTGAACGCACGGTGAACCTCAGGTGCCCGGCGGGGAGGGCCCTGCGTTAACTGTTCGAGGTCACACTCAGTCCGTGTCGGCGCGACGGCGCGACTTGGCCCGGATCAGGTGTTCCTGCAGGTCGGTCAGGTCCGACCCGTCGGCCGCCCGGTGGTGCCGGGTCCAGGTGCCGTCCTGGTCCAGCCACCAGGCGGCGGTGGTGTCCGCGAACGCGAGGTCCATCAGGTCCGTCAGTTCGCGGATGTGGTCGGTGCTGGACAGCCGCACCAGCGCCTCGACACGACGGTCGAGGTTACGGTGCATCAGATCCGCGCTGCCGATCCAGACCTGGGGCTCGCCACCGTTGGCGAACCAGAAGATCCGGGAGTGTTCGAGGAAGCGGCCGAGGATGCTGCGGACACGGATGGTCTCCGACATCCCGGGGACGCCGGGACGCAGCGCACAGATGCCGCGCGTCCAGATGTCGACGGGCACCCCGGCGGCCGAGGCGCGGTAGAGCGCCTCGATCGTGGCCTCGTCGACGATCGAGTTCACCTTGAACCGGATCCGGGCCTCGCGGCCGGCGCGGTGGTTGTCGATCTCGTGCTCGATCCGGGCGACGATCCCGCTGCGCACCGAGTGCGGTGCGACCAGCAGTCGCCGGAACGACGTGCCGCGGGCGTAGCCCGAGAGTTGGTTGAACAGGTTCGCGACGTCCTCGCCCACCACGGGGTCGGCGGTGAGCAGACCGAAGTCCTCGTACCCGCGCGCCGTCTTCGGGTTGTAGTTCCCGGTCCCGATGTGGCAGTAGCGGCGCAGCCGCTCGCCCTCCTCGCGCACCACGAGCGCGAGCTTGCAGTGGGTCTTGAGGCCGACCTGGCCGTAGACGACGTGGCAGCCGGCCTGCTCCAGCTTGCGGGCCCACGTGATGTTGGCCTGCTCGTCGAACCGTGCCTTGAGTTCGACGAGGACCACGACCTGCTTGCCGGCCTCGGCGGCGTCGATCAGGGCGTCGACGATCGGAGAGTCACCACTGGTCCGGTACAGCGTCTGCTTGATCGCGAGGACGTGCGGGTCCGCGGCTGCCTGCTCGATGAACGCTTGGACGCTGGTCGAGAACGAGTCGTACGGGTGGTGCAGCAGGACGTCCCGGGCGCGGACGGCGGCGAACACGTCGGCCGCCTTCGCGCTCTCGACGGCCGCGAGGTGCGGGTGCGTGGTCGGCACGAACGTCGGGAAGTGCAGGTCGGCGCGGGGGATGTCGGCGATCGCGTGCAACCCGGACAGGTCGAGCGGACCGGGCGAGGCGACGACCTCCGAGGGGCTGATGCCGAGCTCGCGCACGAGCAGGTCGAGAGCGTCCTCGTCGATGCTCGCGTCGACCTCGAGCCGGACGGGCGGCCCGAACCGACGCCGCATCAGTTCGCGCTCGATCGCCTGCAGGAGGTTCTCGGCGTCGTCCTCCTCGACCTCGAAGTCCTCGTTGCGTGTCACCCGGAACGCGTGGTGGGCCTCGATGACCATGCCGGGGAAGAGCTCCTGCAGGTGCGCCGAGATCAGGTCCTCGAGCGGGACGAACCGCGAGTCCGAGGCCGCGACGAACCGGGGCAGCAGCGGCGGCACCTTCACCCGCGCGAAGTTCTCGCGGTCGGTGGCCGGGTTGCGCACCACGACCGCGAGGTTGAGCGAGAGCCCGGAGATGTAGGGGAACGGGTGCGCCGGGTCGACGGCGAGGGGCGTCAGGACCGGGAACACCTTGTCCCGGAACAGCCCGTGGAGGGTGTTCTGCTCCTCGTCGGTGAGCTCGTCCCAGCGCAGGATGTTGATGTTCTCGTCGGCCAGGCGAACCAGCAGGTCGCGGCGGAAGCACCGGGCCGCGCGCTGGGCGAGCTCGCCGGACCGGGCCCAGATCTGCTCGAGGATCTCCAGCGGCGCGAGCCCGCTGGTGGAGGTGACGGCGACCCCGGCCGCGATGCGGCGCTTGAGCCCGGCGACGCGGACCATGAAGAACTCGTCGAGGTTCGAGGCGAAGATCGCGAGGAAGCGGACGCGCTCCAGCAGCGGGAGGGTCTGGTCCTCCGCGAGCTCCAGGACCCGGGAGTTGAACTCCAGCCAGCTCGCCTCGCGGTCGAGGAACGCCTCGGGACCGAGTTCGAGCTCGTCGGGCGGCGGGGGCGGCACGCTGCGCAGCGCGCCGGACGAGGGTCCCGAGGCCGAGGCGGCAGTCACGGACATAGCGTCACACGGTTTCGGCGGCTGCGTACATCACGCTCACGGCCTCGGTGCGGAACCCGAGGCGGGTGTAGACGGCGACGGCGGAGGTGTTGTCGGCGTCGACGTACAGCAGGACCGATCCCAGGCTCTGGTCGGCGAGGTGGCGCAGCCCGATCCGGGACAGCGACCGGCCGAGCCCGTTGCCCTGCTCGCCGGGGTCGACGCCGAGGACGTAGATCTCCCCGGCGGCCGGCTCCGCGCCCGCGGCCGGGTGGATCTTCGTCCAGTGGAAGCCGACGAGCCGGACGCCACCGGGTTCGCTGCGTTCGGCCAGGAAGAACCCGGCGGCCGAGAACCAGTCGGTGGCGATCCGGGCGTCGAGGTCGGCGCGGGTCAGCCGGCCCTGCTCGCCGTGGGCGGCGAACGCGGTCGCGTTCAGGGCGAGCCAGGCGTCCTCGTCGCGGCCGACCTCGAACGTCCGGACCCGCACGCCGTCGGGCAGCGGCACGGGGCCGGGCGGGTCGGCGTCCGGGTCGAGCGGGAGCGGACGGCGCATCCGCCACAGTTCTCGGACCGGCGTGAGGCCGACCGCGGCGGCCAGGGGCCCCGCGGCGGGATGCGGCCCGTGCGCCCAGACCCGCAGCGCGGGGGCGCCCGGCAGGGCCGTCAGCAGCGCGTGCCCGTGGCCGGCGCGCCGCGCGTCGGGGTGGACCGCGAGCTCGGTCGTGCCCGCGGCGTCGCGCTGGGCGTAGCCGACGACGCGGCCGGTCCCGTCGCGTCGCACCGCGTGCACGACGCCGGCGGCGTCCGCGCTCTGGGCCAGCACGAGACGGGTCTGCTCGGTGAACGGCTCACGCCCGTCGACGGCCCCGGCCGCGGCCGCGAGGTCCGCGATCGCGGCGCGGGTGGCGGCGTCCGGGGGTCCGAGTTCGGTGGTTCCGGCCATGGGCCGTCACCCTAGATCGCCCGGGCGAGCCCGGGTGTTCAGGAGGGCCCGCCGCCCCCACGCTGCTCGGGCGGGGCCACCGCGGTCCGGTCGGGCGCCGGGTCGGGGTCGTCGTCCCCGCCGTCGGAGTCGCCGGCCATGTCGAGGTCGAGGTCGGTGGGGATGTCGTTGCCGCGGCCCGAGGGCGAGTTCGGCACGACGAACCGGTACCCGACGTTGCGGACCGTCCCGATCAGCGACTCGTGCTCGCTGCCGAGCTTGGCCCGCAGGCGCCGGACGTGGACGTCGACGGTGCGGGTGCCCCCGAAGTAGTCGTAGCCCCAGACCTCCTGCAGCAACTGGGCGCGGGTGAACACGCGGCCCGGGTGTTGGGCCAGGAACTTCAGGAGCTCGAACTCCTTGAACGTGAGGTCGAGGAACCGGTTGCGGACCTTCGCCGTGTAGGTCGCCTCGTCGATGACGAGGTCGCCGCTGCGGATCTCGTCCGGCCCGTCGTCGGCCGCGGCGGCGGCGAGGCGGCCGATCGCGAGCCGCAGCCGGGCCTCCACCTCGGCCGGGCCGGCGGTGTTCAGCACGACGTCGTCCACGCCCCAGTCGGCGGTGGCGGCGGCGAGGCCGCCCTCGGTCGCGACGAGCAGGAGGGGGCAGTCGATCCCCGTGGTCCGGATCAGCCGGCACAGGCTGCGGACCTGGG is a genomic window containing:
- a CDS encoding inorganic phosphate transporter; protein product: MEDVTTVCVVLFALGFGYTNGFHDSANAIATSISTRALTPRVALLMAATMNFLGAFLGTQVASTVGKGIIATPEGQHGLVVVLGALVGAIAWNLITWYFGLPSSSSHALFGGLIGAALAGGIDVKWGGIRDKILIPMVVSPVFGFFAAFALMTAILWIFRKGKPNPLNRGFRVAQTVSATAMALGHGIQDVQKTMGVIFLALLTTNHVDADGGIPIWVTVSSAAAISLGTYAGGWRIMRTLGRRIIDLDPPRGFASETVAAGVLYTTAYVYAAPISTTHTITSAVMGAGATKRVSAVRWGVAGNIVLAWVFTIPAAGVVAACSYYLLNPVLG
- the pstB gene encoding phosphate ABC transporter ATP-binding protein PstB; the encoded protein is MAKQIDVERLNIYYRDFLAVEDVSMSIEARSVTAFIGPSGCGKSTFLRSLNRMHEVIPGARVQGRVVIDGQDLYAPEVDPVRVRASVGMVFQKPNPFPTMSIRENVAAGLKLNGKRMNKATVDDVVERSLRGANLWNEVKDRLDKPGAGLSGGQQQRLCIARAIAVQPEVLLMDEPCSALDPISTLAIEELISELKANYTIVIVTHNMQQAARVSDSCAFFNIAGTGKPGKLIEVGPTTKVFSTPSQQATEDYISGRFG
- the pstA gene encoding phosphate ABC transporter permease PstA, which encodes MTTTLLPPVPIPVATAPTEPTEPTTPTPPAGPGRSITGQRLPRAAGWAVPAGFAAGGAAALPSGVSPGLVVLAVLVSSAAFLYAWSRSVEGPRYALDRLVTAVVTSAFGLALIPLASVGWTVAKNGSDRFDGAFFTDSMRGVVGAGGGAAHAVQGTLIITALACLISIPIGLLAAVYLVEYGRGDRLSKALTFFVDVMTGIPSIVAGLFAYSLFAMIVGPGVRMGIVGAVALSVLMIPVVVRTTEEMLKIVPNELREASLALGVPPWRTILKVVLPTALGGIAAGVTLAIARIVGETAPLLITVGITTGVNLNPFDERMATLPVFAYTQYANPGVNREAYLDRAWTAALILILIVLTLNLLGRLIARVFAPKTP
- the pstC gene encoding phosphate ABC transporter permease subunit PstC; this encodes MSTLQVSRPPVRLGDRAFRGAATAAGVTILVVLAGVALFLILEAWPAFTADRADLPDRKNLLAWIAPLAFGTVLGATIAVLLAAPMAVAIALYITHYAPRRLAGPLGLTIDLLAAVPSIIYGLWGIAVLAPTSVGLSRWLENNLGFLPFFDGPATSTGRTMLVVGIVLGVMILPVVTAVAREVFKQTPALHQEAALALGATRWEIIRMTVLPFGRSGIVSGAMLGLGRALGETMAVAIILSASGAVTFDLISRENSGTIAANIALDFPESSGVKVHALIASGLVLFAITLAVNVVARAIVNRRREFSGAD
- the pstS gene encoding phosphate ABC transporter substrate-binding protein PstS, with the translated sequence MILRTPRRLAAAVVATALCAGLAACGDDENTLTPTGNTGLSGTVSGAGASSQAAAMEAWIAAFTAQHSGVTVNYEPTGSGAGREQFSAGAIRFAGSDAPLKADELAKAKSVCVDVIQIPVYVSPIAIAFNLDGVTELNLRPDTVAKIFDQKITRWNDAAITADNPGVNLPDLEITPVNRSDESGTTENFTEYLKAAAPDAWPHEPSGDWPVPGGEAAQGTSGVVGAIQAGDGTIGYADASQAGNLGTVKVAVGESFVGPSPEAAASILGASERIADQGEFGFVYELDRATDAAGTYPVVLVSYALACTRYGAQSDVDLVRAFLGWILSEEGQRTAQEAAGSAPLSAAQRTEFSAAVDAIRLK
- a CDS encoding RNA degradosome polyphosphate kinase; translation: MSVTAASASGPSSGALRSVPPPPPDELELGPEAFLDREASWLEFNSRVLELAEDQTLPLLERVRFLAIFASNLDEFFMVRVAGLKRRIAAGVAVTSTSGLAPLEILEQIWARSGELAQRAARCFRRDLLVRLADENINILRWDELTDEEQNTLHGLFRDKVFPVLTPLAVDPAHPFPYISGLSLNLAVVVRNPATDRENFARVKVPPLLPRFVAASDSRFVPLEDLISAHLQELFPGMVIEAHHAFRVTRNEDFEVEEDDAENLLQAIERELMRRRFGPPVRLEVDASIDEDALDLLVRELGISPSEVVASPGPLDLSGLHAIADIPRADLHFPTFVPTTHPHLAAVESAKAADVFAAVRARDVLLHHPYDSFSTSVQAFIEQAAADPHVLAIKQTLYRTSGDSPIVDALIDAAEAGKQVVVLVELKARFDEQANITWARKLEQAGCHVVYGQVGLKTHCKLALVVREEGERLRRYCHIGTGNYNPKTARGYEDFGLLTADPVVGEDVANLFNQLSGYARGTSFRRLLVAPHSVRSGIVARIEHEIDNHRAGREARIRFKVNSIVDEATIEALYRASAAGVPVDIWTRGICALRPGVPGMSETIRVRSILGRFLEHSRIFWFANGGEPQVWIGSADLMHRNLDRRVEALVRLSSTDHIRELTDLMDLAFADTTAAWWLDQDGTWTRHHRAADGSDLTDLQEHLIRAKSRRRADTD
- the mshD gene encoding mycothiol synthase; this encodes MAGTTELGPPDAATRAAIADLAAAAGAVDGREPFTEQTRLVLAQSADAAGVVHAVRRDGTGRVVGYAQRDAAGTTELAVHPDARRAGHGHALLTALPGAPALRVWAHGPHPAAGPLAAAVGLTPVRELWRMRRPLPLDPDADPPGPVPLPDGVRVRTFEVGRDEDAWLALNATAFAAHGEQGRLTRADLDARIATDWFSAAGFFLAERSEPGGVRLVGFHWTKIHPAAGAEPAAGEIYVLGVDPGEQGNGLGRSLSRIGLRHLADQSLGSVLLYVDADNTSAVAVYTRLGFRTEAVSVMYAAAETV
- a CDS encoding response regulator transcription factor, whose protein sequence is MSTLLLLSNSMQPSAEVLPALGLLLHNVRVAPAEVSALLDTPPVDAVLIDGRRDLPQVRSLCRLIRTTGIDCPLLLVATEGGLAAATADWGVDDVVLNTAGPAEVEARLRLAIGRLAAAAADDGPDEIRSGDLVIDEATYTAKVRNRFLDLTFKEFELLKFLAQHPGRVFTRAQLLQEVWGYDYFGGTRTVDVHVRRLRAKLGSEHESLIGTVRNVGYRFVVPNSPSGRGNDIPTDLDLDMAGDSDGGDDDPDPAPDRTAVAPPEQRGGGGPS